The following coding sequences lie in one Heliangelus exortis chromosome 6, bHelExo1.hap1, whole genome shotgun sequence genomic window:
- the METTL8 gene encoding tRNA N(3)-cytidine methyltransferase METTL8, mitochondrial isoform X3: MRDHMQWSQEEEESAKEKAAENSLVKVQLEIQDKYEREASRYWNEFYKTHKNNFFKDRNWLFLEFPEILPEKRREELKTQERSSEHTKINSTNSFSCKNEVFEMKNYGGGSTSVQGYVYNKKQAKSPTDNPQGKNCGEELGGLGSFPGCDATYRILEVGCGAGNSVFPILKVLCKTPGTFLYCCDFASGAVELVKSHSSYNSAWCSAFVHDVCDDALPYPFPDEILDVVLLVFVLSTIHPDRMQGVVNRLAKLLKPGGMLLFRDYGRYDTTQLRFKKGHCLSENFYVRGDGTRVYFFTKDEVWNMFNLAGLTEVQNLVDRRLQVNRKKKVKMHRVWIQSKFQKPLLLPLNNTEEGTERHP, translated from the exons ataaATATGAGAGAGAAGCCAGTAGATACTGGAATGAATTTTACAAGACtcataaaaataactttttcaagGATCGCAATTGGCTGTTTCTGGAGTTTCCAGAAATTCTtccagaaaaaaggagagaagagttgaaaacacaagaaagatcttcagaacacacaaaaataaatagtacCAACAGCTTTTCATGCAAAAATGAAGTGTTTGAGATGAAAAATTATGGAGGTGGTTCTACTTCTGTACAAGGATATgtatataataaaaaacaagcaaaatctCCTACTGACAATCCTCAGGGTAAAAACTGTGGAGAAGAACTTGGCGGGCTAGGATCCTTCCCTGGTTGTGATGCTACTTACAGGATTTTAGAG GTTGGTTGTGGTGCTGGAAACAGTGTCTTTCCTATTTTGAAAGTTCTATG cAAAACACCTGGAACCTTTCTATACTGTTGTGATTTTGCTTCAGGAGCAGTGGAGCTGGTAAAG TCACATTCGTCCTACAATTCAGCCTGGTGTTCTGCCTTTGTTCATGATGTGTGTGATGATGCTTTACCCTATCCTTTTCCAGATGAGATCTTGGATGTCGTTCTCCTTGTCTTTGTGCTCTCTACTATTCATCCTGACAG GATGCAAGGGGTCGTAAATAGGTTGGCTAAACTACTGAAACCTGGAGGAATGTTGTTATTTCGAGACTATGGAAGATACGATACAACTCAACTTCGttttaaaaaag GTCATTGCTTGTCTGAAAATTTTTATGTACGAGGAGATGGAACCAGAGTGTATTTCTTTACCAAAG ATGAGGTATGGAACATGTTCAACTTGGCTGGATTAACTGAAGTACAGAATTTAGTTGATCGGCGATTACAAgtaaacaggaagaaaaaagtgaaaatgcaTCGAGTTTGGATACAAAGCAAGTTCCAAAAACCATTGCTGCTACCTCTGAATAATACTGAAGAAGGTACTGAAAGGCACCCGTAA
- the METTL8 gene encoding tRNA N(3)-cytidine methyltransferase METTL8, mitochondrial isoform X4, with the protein MQWSQEEEESAKEKAAENSLVKVQLEIQDKYEREASRYWNEFYKTHKNNFFKDRNWLFLEFPEILPEKRREELKTQERSSEHTKINSTNSFSCKNEVFEMKNYGGGSTSVQGYVYNKKQAKSPTDNPQGKNCGEELGGLGSFPGCDATYRILEVGCGAGNSVFPILKVLCKTPGTFLYCCDFASGAVELVKSHSSYNSAWCSAFVHDVCDDALPYPFPDEILDVVLLVFVLSTIHPDRMQGVVNRLAKLLKPGGMLLFRDYGRYDTTQLRFKKGHCLSENFYVRGDGTRVYFFTKDEVWNMFNLAGLTEVQNLVDRRLQVNRKKKVKMHRVWIQSKFQKPLLLPLNNTEEGTERHP; encoded by the exons ataaATATGAGAGAGAAGCCAGTAGATACTGGAATGAATTTTACAAGACtcataaaaataactttttcaagGATCGCAATTGGCTGTTTCTGGAGTTTCCAGAAATTCTtccagaaaaaaggagagaagagttgaaaacacaagaaagatcttcagaacacacaaaaataaatagtacCAACAGCTTTTCATGCAAAAATGAAGTGTTTGAGATGAAAAATTATGGAGGTGGTTCTACTTCTGTACAAGGATATgtatataataaaaaacaagcaaaatctCCTACTGACAATCCTCAGGGTAAAAACTGTGGAGAAGAACTTGGCGGGCTAGGATCCTTCCCTGGTTGTGATGCTACTTACAGGATTTTAGAG GTTGGTTGTGGTGCTGGAAACAGTGTCTTTCCTATTTTGAAAGTTCTATG cAAAACACCTGGAACCTTTCTATACTGTTGTGATTTTGCTTCAGGAGCAGTGGAGCTGGTAAAG TCACATTCGTCCTACAATTCAGCCTGGTGTTCTGCCTTTGTTCATGATGTGTGTGATGATGCTTTACCCTATCCTTTTCCAGATGAGATCTTGGATGTCGTTCTCCTTGTCTTTGTGCTCTCTACTATTCATCCTGACAG GATGCAAGGGGTCGTAAATAGGTTGGCTAAACTACTGAAACCTGGAGGAATGTTGTTATTTCGAGACTATGGAAGATACGATACAACTCAACTTCGttttaaaaaag GTCATTGCTTGTCTGAAAATTTTTATGTACGAGGAGATGGAACCAGAGTGTATTTCTTTACCAAAG ATGAGGTATGGAACATGTTCAACTTGGCTGGATTAACTGAAGTACAGAATTTAGTTGATCGGCGATTACAAgtaaacaggaagaaaaaagtgaaaatgcaTCGAGTTTGGATACAAAGCAAGTTCCAAAAACCATTGCTGCTACCTCTGAATAATACTGAAGAAGGTACTGAAAGGCACCCGTAA